One stretch of Balneola sp. MJW-20 DNA includes these proteins:
- a CDS encoding thymidylate synthase, translated as MKAYLDLVESVLENGVRKENRTGTDTISNFSEFYKVDLSEGFPLLTTKKVFFRSVILELLWYLRGEDHIRWLRDENDCHIWDAWADEEGHVGPIYPVMWRRFPYFEKEEVRFEGNGSAIEKECWVQKEFDQVQRAIDMLKTNPNSRRIVVSAWHPGLLHEMALPPCHLMYIFNVADGKLNCHLTQRSGDVALGIPFNLACYSALTMAVAQEVGLEPGTFAHTIVDAHIYENHVEGLKEQLTREPRPLPTLKIANKPVDELTFEDFTLENYNPHPSIKFEVAV; from the coding sequence ATGAAAGCATATTTAGACCTGGTTGAAAGTGTTTTAGAAAATGGTGTCAGAAAGGAGAACCGAACCGGTACCGATACCATATCCAATTTTTCAGAATTCTATAAGGTCGATCTCTCAGAGGGATTTCCTCTGCTTACTACGAAAAAGGTTTTTTTCCGCTCAGTGATCCTCGAACTCCTTTGGTACTTGCGTGGAGAAGATCACATACGATGGCTGCGTGATGAGAATGATTGCCATATCTGGGACGCATGGGCGGATGAGGAAGGGCATGTGGGTCCGATCTATCCGGTTATGTGGAGACGATTCCCTTACTTTGAAAAGGAAGAGGTTCGCTTTGAAGGAAATGGTTCTGCCATTGAAAAAGAATGCTGGGTTCAGAAAGAGTTTGACCAGGTTCAGCGTGCAATTGATATGCTGAAGACCAACCCTAATTCAAGAAGGATCGTCGTGAGCGCCTGGCACCCCGGTCTTTTGCATGAAATGGCATTACCACCCTGTCATCTGATGTATATATTTAATGTAGCTGACGGTAAGTTGAATTGTCATCTTACGCAGAGATCTGGTGATGTAGCACTGGGAATTCCTTTTAACCTGGCCTGTTATTCTGCTCTTACTATGGCAGTAGCGCAGGAAGTAGGACTCGAGCCCGGTACTTTTGCACATACCATCGTTGATGCTCATATCTACGAGAATCATGTTGAGGGACTTAAAGAACAGCTGACCAGAGAGCCAAGACCGCTTCCCACTCTAAAAATTGCAAACAAGCCGGTAGATGAGCTTACTTTTGAGGACTTCACTCTTGAGAACTACAATCCACATCCATCCATAAAATTCGAAGTTGCAGTATGA
- the mgtE gene encoding magnesium transporter encodes MLIQLIKPEFEELIEAKDWVGLKDVLTDVPSQDIAELLIELPGDIAVVVFRLLKKPVAADVFAAMPSGKGVELLELFSRQQLNDVMSNLEPDEQVAILEELPGHLTQRVMNSIDPQEQVQIKKILGYPEETVGRLMTPRYVRIKSDWTIERSMKHIRKYGEIAETLNVIYVVDDSEHLIDDLRITRLILAETDDTIESLMDRSFEALSVYDDQEEAVKMFAKYDRVALPVVDTDGVLVGIVTVDDIIDVAEEETTEDMQKMAGMDALDDYYSQTSVTGMVKKRVRWLILLFVGQMLTVTAMSAYESVIAGAVLLSLFIPMIISSGGNSGSQAATLIIRALATDDIRSNDWKKILKRELLSGLMLGALIGVLGVIMTSLFGIMQGQELAEPLILTSVAIGLSLLGVILFGNMSGAMLPFILTKVNLDPAVTSAPFVATLVDVTGIIIYFSIAAFLLKGVLL; translated from the coding sequence ATGCTTATTCAACTCATAAAACCGGAATTTGAGGAACTTATAGAGGCCAAAGACTGGGTAGGTCTCAAGGATGTTCTTACGGATGTTCCCTCACAGGATATTGCGGAGCTTCTTATTGAGCTGCCGGGTGATATTGCCGTGGTTGTATTCCGGTTACTGAAAAAGCCGGTAGCGGCAGATGTATTTGCCGCAATGCCTTCCGGTAAAGGAGTTGAGCTGCTTGAGTTGTTTAGCAGGCAGCAGTTAAATGATGTGATGAGCAACCTGGAACCGGATGAACAGGTCGCAATTCTGGAAGAGCTTCCGGGTCATCTGACTCAAAGGGTAATGAATTCCATAGACCCTCAGGAACAGGTTCAAATCAAGAAGATCCTGGGTTATCCGGAAGAAACAGTAGGAAGGCTGATGACGCCCAGGTATGTTCGTATTAAATCGGACTGGACCATTGAGCGAAGTATGAAGCATATCCGTAAGTACGGAGAGATCGCAGAAACGCTGAACGTGATTTATGTGGTAGACGACAGTGAACACCTGATCGATGACTTAAGGATCACCCGTCTGATTCTGGCTGAGACCGATGACACTATAGAGTCTCTCATGGATCGTTCTTTTGAAGCATTATCCGTTTATGATGATCAGGAAGAAGCGGTTAAGATGTTTGCTAAATACGACCGTGTGGCTCTGCCAGTCGTTGATACGGATGGCGTGCTGGTGGGAATCGTGACAGTTGATGATATCATTGATGTAGCTGAAGAAGAGACTACTGAGGATATGCAGAAAATGGCAGGTATGGATGCACTGGATGATTACTATTCCCAGACTTCTGTTACCGGAATGGTAAAAAAGAGGGTCAGGTGGCTGATCCTTTTATTTGTGGGACAGATGCTGACAGTAACGGCGATGAGTGCTTATGAATCAGTTATTGCAGGAGCCGTTTTGCTATCCCTCTTTATACCGATGATCATCTCCAGCGGAGGTAATTCAGGATCTCAGGCTGCAACATTGATCATACGTGCACTGGCTACCGATGATATCAGATCCAATGACTGGAAAAAGATCTTAAAAAGAGAATTATTATCCGGACTCATGCTGGGAGCCCTGATCGGGGTACTGGGTGTGATCATGACCTCTTTGTTCGGGATCATGCAGGGACAGGAACTGGCTGAACCCCTGATCCTTACCTCGGTTGCCATAGGGCTAAGCCTGCTTGGCGTGATCCTTTTCGGAAATATGAGCGGTGCAATGCTACCGTTTATTCTTACAAAAGTAAACCTCGATCCGGCCGTAACTTCTGCACCTTTTGTGGCAACTTTGGTAGATGTTACGGGAATAATAATCTATTTTTCAATAGCAGCATTTCTGCTTAAAGGAGTATTACTTTAA
- the rnc gene encoding ribonuclease III, which produces MIQWFRSIVKKKSDLDPELQVRIENLERIIGLTIDDPSLYLKALRHRSTISKDEYESYDSYERLEFLGDAVLDLIAAEILFQVYPKANEGFLTKIRAKLVRGETLSKLTARLGIDNLMEFGERTSKNKVTKNIMADVFESIIAAIYITNGYEKAYEFVERVIENHLDLDELINTVDNYKSALLEYTQAKKLAMPDYQLITETGPGHDRTFEVAVKIGEDTLGTGTGKSKKKAEQAAAKEALDALQ; this is translated from the coding sequence ATGATTCAGTGGTTCAGGTCTATTGTCAAGAAAAAATCGGATCTTGATCCTGAATTACAAGTACGAATTGAAAATTTAGAAAGGATCATTGGTCTCACGATCGATGATCCTTCTTTATATCTGAAAGCCCTTCGTCACAGGTCCACGATCTCAAAAGACGAGTATGAAAGCTATGACTCCTACGAAAGACTTGAGTTCCTGGGGGATGCTGTTCTCGATCTTATTGCGGCAGAAATTTTATTTCAGGTATATCCTAAAGCAAACGAAGGATTTCTTACAAAGATCAGGGCTAAGCTGGTACGAGGTGAGACGCTTAGCAAACTAACAGCCAGGCTGGGTATAGATAACCTGATGGAATTCGGGGAAAGAACCTCAAAAAACAAAGTTACCAAAAACATCATGGCTGATGTTTTTGAATCGATCATTGCTGCGATCTATATCACTAACGGCTATGAAAAAGCATATGAATTCGTGGAGAGAGTTATAGAAAATCATCTTGATCTGGATGAACTCATCAATACGGTGGATAACTATAAAAGTGCTCTGCTGGAATATACTCAGGCAAAGAAACTTGCAATGCCCGATTATCAGCTGATCACAGAAACCGGTCCGGGCCACGACCGGACTTTTGAGGTAGCAGTAAAAATCGGAGAGGATACCCTCGGTACAGGTACCGGAAAGAGCAAAAAGAAGGCAGAGCAGGCAGCTGCGAAAGAGGCTCTGGACGCCCTTCAATAG
- the fabF gene encoding beta-ketoacyl-ACP synthase II produces the protein MSTRRVVITGIGAFTPLGKTAPDFWNGLISGKSGVRNVEHFDTTDFATKFAAQIEDYDSQNYFERKEARRLDKVAQYGLIASQEAIEDSKIDLDQIDKDRVAVLVGTGIGGMETFYEQSVSFHEHGPRGVSPFFIPMLIPDIISGQISIRHGFRGPNYCAVSACATGSHNIGLAYDTIRYGQADYAVSGGTEAPVTKIGISGFNAMKAMSTRNDDPETASRPFDKTRDGFVLGEGSGIMFLEEYESAKKRGARIYGEIVGYGFSADAYHITAPDPEGNGVILAMTNAMKSAGIKPTDVGHINMHGTSTPLGDIAETNTIKKVFGDHAYDINLNSTKSMHGHTLGAAGAIESIATLMAIYHGMIPPTINLNEPDPECDLNYTANESVVRDLDYALNNAFGFGGHNSTLVFKKFKE, from the coding sequence ATGAGTACTCGCAGAGTCGTTATTACCGGGATCGGTGCATTCACTCCCCTGGGAAAAACTGCACCTGATTTCTGGAACGGTTTGATTTCCGGGAAAAGTGGAGTTCGCAATGTTGAACATTTCGACACTACAGACTTCGCTACCAAATTCGCTGCTCAGATCGAGGATTATGATTCTCAAAATTATTTTGAGCGCAAGGAAGCCCGCAGGCTGGACAAAGTTGCCCAGTACGGACTTATTGCGTCTCAGGAAGCTATTGAGGATAGTAAAATTGATCTGGATCAGATAGATAAGGACAGGGTAGCGGTTCTGGTTGGAACGGGTATAGGAGGAATGGAAACATTTTACGAACAGTCGGTCTCATTCCATGAGCACGGACCCCGTGGTGTTTCCCCTTTCTTTATACCCATGCTGATCCCTGATATTATTTCAGGTCAGATCTCCATCCGGCACGGTTTCCGGGGCCCCAATTATTGTGCGGTTTCAGCCTGCGCAACAGGTTCTCATAATATAGGTTTAGCTTATGATACCATTCGTTACGGTCAGGCTGACTACGCCGTATCAGGCGGAACGGAAGCTCCGGTAACTAAGATTGGTATCTCCGGATTCAATGCCATGAAGGCAATGTCTACAAGGAACGACGATCCGGAAACGGCTTCCCGTCCCTTTGATAAGACAAGAGACGGATTCGTTCTCGGAGAAGGCTCCGGGATCATGTTCCTTGAGGAGTATGAGTCAGCTAAAAAGCGTGGTGCAAGGATCTATGGTGAGATCGTAGGATACGGTTTCTCTGCAGATGCTTATCACATCACTGCTCCCGACCCGGAAGGAAATGGGGTGATCCTTGCTATGACTAATGCCATGAAATCAGCGGGCATTAAACCTACTGATGTAGGGCATATCAATATGCATGGGACATCCACGCCATTAGGTGATATTGCGGAGACCAATACGATCAAGAAAGTATTTGGAGATCACGCTTATGATATAAATCTCAATTCAACTAAATCCATGCACGGCCATACTTTAGGCGCGGCAGGAGCTATTGAGTCTATAGCCACATTGATGGCGATTTATCATGGGATGATTCCTCCGACTATTAACCTGAATGAACCGGATCCGGAATGTGATCTGAATTACACTGCAAATGAGAGTGTAGTTCGTGATCTGGATTATGCCCTGAACAATGCCTTTGGTTTTGGCGGACATAATTCGACTCTGGTATTCAAGAAGTTCAAGGAATGA
- a CDS encoding acyl carrier protein translates to MSQDVESKVKAIIVDKLGVDESEVVADANFTNDLGADSLDTVELIMEFEKEFDLSIPDEDAENIATVGDAVTYLSGKLS, encoded by the coding sequence ATGTCACAAGACGTAGAATCAAAAGTAAAAGCAATTATCGTTGATAAACTTGGTGTTGATGAATCAGAAGTTGTAGCTGATGCTAACTTCACAAACGATCTGGGTGCTGACTCACTCGATACCGTTGAGCTCATCATGGAATTCGAAAAAGAATTCGACCTTTCTATTCCTGATGAAGATGCTGAAAATATTGCTACTGTAGGTGATGCTGTTACTTACCTTTCCGGCAAATTATCTTAA
- the fabG gene encoding 3-oxoacyl-[acyl-carrier-protein] reductase — MSLTLEGKSCLVTGGSRGIGKSIALELAGLGADVAITYARSSEAAEKVRDEIIAMGVRSKAIQADAVDFDRAEEVIADIVDDWGKIDVIVNNAGITRDNLILRMSEEQWDDVITTNLKSIFNYSKAAAKPMMRNRGGSIINISSVVGISGNAGQSNYAASKAGIIGFTKSYAKELASRNIRANVVAPGYILTDMTGELDEKVLEGIKSETPLGRAGNPEEVAQAVAFLASDWSTYITGEVIRVDGGMAM; from the coding sequence ATGAGTTTAACACTAGAAGGAAAAAGCTGCCTGGTAACCGGCGGAAGCCGCGGGATCGGAAAATCGATCGCTCTTGAACTGGCAGGCCTCGGAGCTGATGTGGCAATCACCTATGCACGATCTTCCGAAGCGGCAGAAAAAGTTCGTGATGAGATCATTGCAATGGGCGTAAGGTCCAAAGCCATACAGGCTGACGCAGTGGATTTTGACAGAGCAGAAGAAGTAATCGCTGATATTGTGGATGACTGGGGCAAGATCGATGTGATCGTGAATAATGCAGGCATCACCCGGGATAATCTGATTCTCAGGATGAGTGAAGAGCAGTGGGATGATGTCATCACCACCAATCTCAAGAGCATCTTTAATTATTCCAAAGCAGCTGCCAAGCCGATGATGAGAAATCGCGGTGGCTCGATCATCAACATATCTTCTGTTGTGGGAATATCCGGAAATGCCGGACAAAGCAATTATGCTGCTTCTAAAGCAGGGATTATTGGCTTTACAAAATCTTATGCCAAAGAATTGGCTAGCCGTAACATACGGGCGAATGTAGTCGCTCCCGGTTATATTCTAACCGATATGACCGGAGAACTCGATGAAAAAGTACTGGAAGGAATTAAATCAGAAACTCCACTGGGCAGAGCCGGTAATCCTGAAGAGGTTGCTCAGGCTGTTGCATTTTTGGCCTCCGACTGGAGTACATATATCACCGGAGAGGTGATACGTGTGGATGGTGGAATGGCCATGTAA
- the fabD gene encoding ACP S-malonyltransferase, whose translation MSKAYLFPGQGSQSVGMGKDHYDADPVFAEYVDKANDILGIDLKEIMFEGPEDTLRQTEYTQPAIFVHSVALFKTLGEKPDMVAGHSLGEFSALVACGAVSFEEALKVVRRRGELMQKAGTDNPGTMAAVIGMDDEAVEKVCADATEATGKEVIAANYNCPGQLVISGYLEAVEKAVELAKENGARMAKLLPVSGAFHSSLMQDAYDGLKDQLEKLEINTPECPIYSNFTAKATSDPEEIRSNLLDQLLNPVRWTQTLLNMKDSGAEEYVECGPGKVLQGLVKRTLKDVTISGHQ comes from the coding sequence ATGAGTAAAGCATATTTATTTCCGGGACAAGGATCACAATCTGTAGGAATGGGCAAAGATCATTATGATGCTGACCCTGTGTTTGCGGAATATGTGGACAAAGCTAACGACATTCTGGGCATCGACCTTAAAGAGATCATGTTTGAAGGACCTGAAGATACCTTAAGGCAGACAGAATACACTCAACCGGCTATTTTTGTTCATTCTGTAGCTTTGTTTAAGACATTGGGCGAAAAACCGGATATGGTTGCCGGTCATAGTCTGGGTGAATTTTCAGCTCTGGTAGCCTGTGGAGCAGTTTCTTTTGAAGAAGCTCTGAAAGTAGTTCGCCGGCGCGGAGAATTAATGCAGAAGGCAGGAACAGATAATCCGGGTACCATGGCTGCCGTGATCGGAATGGATGATGAGGCAGTAGAAAAAGTTTGTGCAGATGCCACTGAAGCCACCGGTAAAGAAGTCATTGCAGCTAACTATAACTGTCCCGGTCAACTGGTGATCTCCGGATATCTTGAGGCCGTGGAAAAAGCTGTTGAACTGGCTAAAGAGAATGGTGCCAGAATGGCCAAATTACTGCCGGTTAGCGGAGCTTTTCATTCATCCCTGATGCAGGATGCTTATGATGGTCTCAAAGATCAGCTGGAAAAGCTGGAGATCAACACTCCTGAGTGTCCTATTTACAGCAACTTTACGGCAAAGGCTACCAGTGATCCGGAAGAGATACGCTCGAATCTGCTGGATCAGCTTTTGAATCCTGTTAGATGGACTCAGACTCTGCTGAATATGAAAGACAGCGGGGCAGAAGAGTATGTGGAATGTGGACCCGGAAAAGTATTACAGGGACTGGTTAAAAGAACATTGAAAGACGTAACTATTTCAGGACACCAATAA
- a CDS encoding beta-ketoacyl-ACP synthase III, which produces MELKRAKISAVGHYLPDYKLTNKELEGMVETNDEWIRTRTGISERRILKDTDKATAYMGAKAAQEALDAAGVKADEVDLIILATVTPDYLFPATACLVQNSIGAENAFAFDLSAACSGFLYALTTGSMYIESGRAKKVLVIGADKMSSIIDYTDRTTCILFGDGAGAVLLEASDDENGIIDHVHYTEGDINCSLYQPAGGSLNPATAETVANKDHFIKQDGKAVFKKATMGMADVSLEIMEKNDLDPEDVAWLVPHQANLRIIDATARRMGLSNEKVMININKYGNTTAATIPLCLYDWKDQLNKGDNIILSAFGGGFTWGAIYLKWAI; this is translated from the coding sequence ATGGAACTAAAGCGAGCTAAGATCAGCGCCGTAGGGCATTATCTGCCTGACTACAAGCTGACAAACAAAGAGCTTGAGGGAATGGTGGAAACCAACGATGAATGGATCCGCACCCGAACCGGTATCAGTGAACGAAGAATTCTGAAAGATACCGACAAAGCAACCGCCTATATGGGCGCAAAAGCCGCTCAGGAAGCGCTTGATGCCGCCGGCGTAAAAGCAGATGAGGTGGACCTCATCATTCTGGCTACAGTAACTCCTGATTATCTGTTCCCTGCTACCGCATGTCTGGTTCAGAATAGTATTGGTGCCGAGAATGCCTTTGCATTCGACCTTTCGGCTGCATGCTCAGGCTTTTTATATGCTCTTACTACCGGTTCAATGTATATCGAGTCCGGCAGAGCTAAAAAAGTTTTAGTTATCGGTGCTGATAAGATGAGCTCTATCATAGATTACACCGACCGAACTACCTGTATCTTATTCGGAGACGGAGCCGGGGCTGTTCTTCTGGAAGCTTCCGATGATGAGAACGGTATCATAGACCATGTTCATTACACGGAAGGGGATATCAATTGCAGCCTGTATCAGCCTGCCGGAGGTTCACTTAACCCTGCAACTGCAGAAACAGTAGCCAACAAAGACCATTTTATTAAACAAGACGGAAAGGCTGTCTTTAAAAAAGCCACTATGGGCATGGCGGATGTAAGTCTTGAGATCATGGAAAAAAATGATCTGGATCCTGAAGATGTGGCCTGGTTGGTTCCGCATCAGGCTAATCTCAGAATTATCGATGCTACAGCACGTCGCATGGGCTTATCCAATGAAAAGGTGATGATCAATATCAATAAGTACGGAAATACGACCGCTGCGACGATCCCGCTCTGCCTTTACGATTGGAAAGATCAGCTGAATAAGGGTGATAATATCATATTATCAGCTTTCGGCGGTGGATTTACTTGGGGCGCAATTTATTTAAAGTGGGCTATTTAA
- the plsX gene encoding phosphate acyltransferase PlsX, protein MIVAVDAAGGDYFPQNPIEGSIQAIREFDGLNILLLGPEELINKKLSEYDYDNSRITVHHAPDIIGMDESPAAAVKTKQQSSIVVGLGLQKAGKCDAFVSAGNTGALLAASTFILGKLEGVQRPTIAAYFPTLKGFRLLVDAGANLEIKPEMAYQFAKMGQIFCREVLNIDSPKVGLLNVGEEPGKGTQELKEIFELLDNDLKGFIGNVEGRDILPCKADVFLSDGLVGNLLLKFGESVPAALMQMVKNTIPEFGLSREEAETFQKLMMKAFSAFNYENVGGIPFLGVNGVSIVGHGGSSPLAIKNMIKNAITTVENDVNGKIIASLN, encoded by the coding sequence ATGATCGTCGCTGTTGACGCTGCCGGTGGAGATTACTTCCCGCAGAATCCAATTGAGGGATCTATTCAGGCTATTCGTGAATTCGACGGACTGAATATACTTCTATTGGGTCCGGAGGAGCTGATCAACAAGAAATTGTCAGAATATGATTACGACAATTCCCGGATAACCGTTCACCATGCACCGGACATTATCGGTATGGATGAATCTCCGGCTGCTGCTGTTAAGACCAAGCAACAGTCATCGATCGTAGTTGGCCTGGGCCTTCAAAAAGCCGGAAAATGTGATGCATTTGTAAGTGCCGGGAATACCGGAGCACTACTGGCTGCATCTACTTTTATTCTGGGAAAACTGGAAGGCGTTCAGCGTCCGACAATAGCCGCATACTTTCCGACACTAAAAGGATTTCGTCTGCTGGTTGATGCAGGTGCTAATCTGGAGATCAAACCCGAAATGGCATATCAATTTGCCAAGATGGGCCAGATATTTTGCCGGGAAGTGCTCAATATAGACTCTCCTAAGGTTGGTCTATTGAATGTTGGTGAAGAACCCGGAAAAGGAACGCAGGAACTGAAGGAGATCTTTGAGCTGCTCGATAACGACCTGAAAGGATTTATAGGTAATGTAGAGGGCAGAGATATCCTTCCATGTAAAGCTGACGTCTTTCTATCCGACGGACTGGTGGGTAACCTGTTGCTTAAATTCGGAGAATCGGTTCCGGCTGCACTAATGCAGATGGTAAAAAATACCATCCCTGAATTTGGACTGTCCAGAGAAGAAGCGGAGACTTTTCAAAAGCTCATGATGAAAGCCTTCAGTGCCTTCAATTATGAGAATGTCGGCGGAATTCCATTTCTTGGCGTGAATGGTGTAAGTATTGTCGGACACGGCGGGAGCTCCCCGTTAGCGATCAAAAATATGATCAAAAACGCCATTACCACCGTTGAAAATGATGTCAACGGAAAAATAATAGCATCTCTTAACTGA
- the rpmF gene encoding 50S ribosomal protein L32 — MAHPKRKTSKSRRDKRRAHHAISDVTLAKCSNCGALHRYHHACTECGYYRGRQVMKASN; from the coding sequence ATGGCACATCCTAAACGAAAGACCTCAAAATCTCGCAGAGATAAGAGAAGAGCACATCACGCCATTTCAGATGTAACTCTGGCAAAATGCTCAAATTGTGGTGCTCTGCATCGTTATCACCATGCCTGTACAGAATGCGGTTACTATCGTGGCCGCCAGGTAATGAAAGCTTCCAACTAA
- a CDS encoding DUF177 domain-containing protein, translated as MLNFKIFEIPEGRSERSVELSSDDLDLGDIPLKEGKVDISFYRTEHFVQTEFHVHAVVGLICDRSLDAFDYTVDQDFEVLFKAEEVEESSDVNGAIRNYDHGNRQIDLEQDVMDTILLNLPTKKLHPRFLDENGEPKEFTEQQFGKSEEDEEAIDPRWEKLKDLKE; from the coding sequence ATGCTTAATTTTAAGATCTTTGAAATACCTGAAGGCCGGAGTGAAAGATCCGTCGAACTAAGTTCGGATGATCTTGACCTTGGAGATATTCCGCTAAAGGAAGGGAAAGTTGATATCAGCTTTTACCGGACCGAGCATTTTGTGCAGACTGAATTTCATGTTCATGCTGTAGTGGGATTGATCTGTGACCGGTCTTTGGATGCATTCGATTATACGGTTGATCAGGATTTTGAAGTACTGTTCAAAGCCGAAGAGGTTGAAGAATCTTCGGACGTGAATGGTGCGATCAGAAATTATGATCATGGAAACCGTCAGATAGACTTGGAGCAGGACGTAATGGATACGATACTGCTGAATCTCCCTACAAAGAAATTACATCCGCGATTCCTGGATGAAAATGGTGAACCCAAGGAATTTACCGAACAACAATTCGGTAAGTCTGAGGAAGATGAAGAAGCCATTGATCCGAGATGGGAAAAGCTAAAAGATTTGAAAGAATAA
- a CDS encoding deoxynucleoside kinase, whose translation MSKQASNTKYIAVAGNIGAGKSSLTGLLAKHFNWKAFYESVDDNPYLSDFYEDMRRWSFNLQIYFLSSRFRHQKDMLGEKISLIQDRTIYEDVEIFAKNLHEMSLMSDRDFENYEALFREMSNYLRPPDLLIYLRAQVPTLVRQIQQRGRDYENTIRIEYLERLNNLYEDWIGRYPHEKLIIDTDDIDFVNDQEDLGKVIELIEQRLYGLFNELNT comes from the coding sequence ATGAGTAAACAGGCATCCAACACAAAATATATTGCTGTAGCTGGAAATATCGGGGCAGGCAAGTCTTCACTTACCGGATTACTGGCAAAACACTTTAACTGGAAAGCATTTTATGAATCCGTAGACGATAATCCTTATCTGTCCGATTTCTATGAGGACATGAGGAGATGGAGTTTCAACCTTCAGATCTACTTCCTGTCCAGCAGATTCAGGCATCAGAAAGATATGCTAGGAGAAAAAATCAGTCTTATTCAGGACCGAACGATCTATGAAGATGTTGAGATCTTTGCAAAGAACCTGCATGAGATGAGTTTGATGAGCGATCGGGATTTCGAAAATTATGAGGCTCTCTTCCGGGAGATGAGTAACTACCTGCGACCGCCGGATCTGCTCATATATTTAAGAGCACAGGTTCCCACACTTGTTCGCCAGATTCAACAGAGAGGAAGGGATTATGAGAACACGATCCGTATTGAGTACCTGGAAAGGTTGAACAATCTTTATGAAGACTGGATCGGCCGATACCCTCACGAAAAGCTCATTATAGACACAGATGACATTGATTTTGTGAATGATCAGGAAGACCTGGGTAAAGTGATAGAGCTCATAGAGCAAAGGCTTTACGGATTATTTAATGAATTGAACACCTAA